One genomic segment of Paraburkholderia aromaticivorans includes these proteins:
- a CDS encoding sterol desaturase family protein produces the protein MFASSPLPDLLNHASFWLRAYALGLAMMAVGAALERRWPAARLQSRAGQRLNVAYAGVYLAMVEAMKPLTAAASIAIVNALGGGMVVLNSRGWGAVASFVIVLLTIDVLEYAFHRLQHTWPVLWKLHSLHHSALEFNITVTWRHHWVESLIKGCLLYPLVGVLFKVDPWIVGATSVVFMLGNYFAHMNLRIDLGRCVTWINNPHYHRLHHSNRTEHFNHNFTQLLPLWDHLFDTQWVPASEEWPASGLDDGAQPHSLLEAFCWPLRLHAERAAGLGRKPVPVLDKETK, from the coding sequence ATGTTCGCATCCAGCCCGCTACCTGACCTGTTGAACCACGCAAGCTTCTGGCTGCGCGCGTACGCGCTCGGCCTGGCGATGATGGCCGTGGGGGCCGCGCTGGAACGGCGCTGGCCCGCCGCGCGGCTGCAATCGCGCGCCGGACAGCGTTTGAACGTCGCGTATGCGGGCGTGTATCTGGCCATGGTGGAAGCGATGAAACCGCTGACGGCGGCGGCGAGCATCGCGATCGTGAATGCGCTGGGCGGCGGCATGGTGGTGCTGAATTCGCGCGGGTGGGGCGCGGTGGCTTCGTTCGTGATCGTGCTGTTGACCATCGACGTGCTCGAATACGCGTTTCACCGCTTGCAGCACACGTGGCCCGTGCTGTGGAAGCTGCATTCGCTGCACCATAGCGCGCTCGAATTCAATATCACGGTCACGTGGCGGCACCACTGGGTCGAATCGCTCATCAAGGGCTGTCTGCTCTATCCACTCGTCGGCGTGCTGTTCAAGGTCGATCCGTGGATCGTCGGCGCGACTTCAGTCGTGTTCATGCTCGGCAATTACTTCGCGCATATGAACCTGCGCATCGACCTCGGCCGCTGCGTCACGTGGATCAACAATCCGCACTATCACCGCCTGCATCATTCGAACCGCACCGAGCATTTCAACCATAACTTCACGCAATTGCTGCCGTTGTGGGACCACCTGTTCGACACGCAATGGGTGCCGGCCAGCGAGGAGTGGCCGGCCTCCGGTCTGGACGACGGCGCGCAACCGCATTCGCTGCTGGAGGCGTTCTGCTGGCCGCTGCGCCTGCACGCCGAACGCGCTGCGGGGCTCGGCCGCAAGCCCGTGCCGGTGCTGGACAAGGAGACCAAATGA
- a CDS encoding type II secretion system F family protein yields MKIEQIVMLGVMFLIVFGAALKAMTLLRPDPVQRRIEELAQPDVAVEADAGAQKNWVETVTKMSERVAKLSLPKDDWDKSALRLRFANAGIRTPSAPAVYFAAKTVLALALPALALIFFGNAFEADQRIYLLLTVLAASALGFYLPNLVMTRLVESRQRKLFEDLPDALDLMTVCVEAGLGLDAAMMRVTQEIGVKSHALKDEFDMVLLELRAGSGRDKALRNLSLRTGVEDIDTLAAMLIQADRFGTSVGDSLRVYTDNLRTKRRLRAEEQAAKIALKLLFPLMFFIFPTLLVVLVGPSAIQVVRQLFPAVNSMAGG; encoded by the coding sequence ATGAAAATAGAACAGATCGTGATGCTGGGGGTGATGTTTCTGATCGTGTTCGGCGCGGCGCTGAAGGCGATGACGCTGTTGCGGCCCGACCCGGTGCAACGGCGCATCGAGGAACTCGCGCAGCCGGACGTGGCCGTCGAGGCCGACGCCGGCGCGCAGAAGAACTGGGTCGAGACGGTCACGAAGATGTCCGAGCGGGTCGCCAAACTGTCGCTGCCGAAAGACGACTGGGACAAGTCGGCGCTGCGTCTGCGCTTTGCCAATGCGGGTATCCGCACGCCGTCCGCACCGGCGGTCTATTTCGCCGCCAAGACGGTGCTGGCGCTCGCGCTGCCGGCGCTCGCGCTGATCTTCTTCGGCAACGCCTTCGAAGCCGATCAGCGCATCTATCTGCTGCTGACGGTGCTGGCCGCGTCCGCGCTCGGCTTCTATCTGCCGAATCTCGTGATGACGCGTCTCGTTGAAAGCCGCCAGCGCAAGCTGTTCGAAGATCTGCCCGACGCGCTCGATCTGATGACCGTCTGCGTGGAAGCGGGCCTCGGCCTCGACGCGGCGATGATGCGCGTCACTCAGGAAATCGGCGTGAAGAGCCATGCGCTGAAAGACGAGTTCGACATGGTGCTGCTGGAGCTGCGCGCCGGTTCAGGCCGCGACAAGGCGTTGCGCAACCTGTCGCTGCGCACCGGCGTGGAAGATATCGACACGCTCGCCGCGATGCTGATCCAGGCCGACCGTTTCGGCACCAGCGTGGGCGATTCGCTGCGGGTCTATACCGACAACCTGCGCACCAAGCGCCGCTTGCGCGCGGAAGAACAGGCTGCCAAGATTGCCTTGAAGCTCCTGTTTCCGCTGATGTTTTTCATTTTTCCGACGCTGCTGGTCGTGCTAGTCGGCCCGTCGGCGATCCAGGTCGTGCGCCAGCTATTCCCGGCCGTGAACTCGATGGCGGGTGGTTGA
- a CDS encoding type II secretion system F family protein encodes MNTSFIGFAVLAFLAVVLSIEGLYLFWSSHHGKAVKRMDERIRALSAGGNVSSEQLSILKQRMLSDSPFVTNLLLRLPRVHTLDRQLQQSGLKWSVARFIAYTLLCALAGAFGGFVLHAPALVCGALAAAAALLPATLLRRKRARRVLQLERQLPDAADLIARALRAGHSFPAALGMVGEELPEPLGGEFALVFDEINYGVSMNDALLNMVSRVPVEDLRYFVIAVLIQREAGGNLAEILGSISGIIRERLKLLGKVRVLSAEGRLSAWVLGVLPFAILGLLTVLNPGYISVFWKDPAGVQLAGVAITMMLIGIVWMRKVVRIHI; translated from the coding sequence ATGAATACGTCGTTTATCGGCTTCGCGGTGCTCGCGTTTCTCGCGGTGGTGCTGTCCATCGAGGGCCTTTATCTGTTCTGGAGCAGCCATCACGGCAAGGCCGTGAAGCGCATGGACGAGCGGATTCGCGCGTTGTCCGCGGGCGGCAACGTGAGCAGCGAACAGCTGTCGATTCTCAAGCAGCGCATGCTCAGCGACTCGCCGTTCGTCACGAACCTGCTGCTGCGCCTGCCGCGCGTGCACACGCTCGACCGGCAATTGCAGCAGTCCGGGCTGAAGTGGTCGGTCGCGCGTTTTATCGCTTACACGCTGCTGTGCGCACTCGCGGGCGCGTTTGGCGGTTTCGTGCTGCATGCGCCCGCGCTGGTGTGCGGCGCGCTCGCCGCGGCGGCAGCCCTGCTGCCGGCGACGCTTCTGCGCCGCAAGCGCGCCAGACGCGTGCTGCAACTCGAACGCCAGTTGCCCGATGCGGCCGATCTGATCGCTCGTGCGCTGCGCGCCGGGCATTCGTTTCCGGCCGCGCTCGGCATGGTTGGCGAAGAGTTGCCCGAACCGCTCGGCGGCGAATTCGCACTGGTGTTCGACGAAATCAACTACGGCGTCTCGATGAACGACGCGCTCCTGAATATGGTGAGCCGCGTGCCGGTCGAGGATCTGCGCTACTTCGTGATCGCCGTGTTGATCCAGCGCGAGGCGGGCGGCAATCTGGCGGAGATTCTCGGCAGCATCAGCGGCATCATCCGCGAGCGGCTCAAGCTGCTCGGCAAGGTGCGCGTGCTGTCGGCGGAAGGGCGCCTGTCGGCCTGGGTGCTCGGCGTGCTGCCGTTCGCGATTCTTGGGCTGCTGACGGTGCTCAATCCCGGCTATATCAGCGTGTTCTGGAAGGACCCGGCCGGCGTGCAACTCGCCGGCGTGGCGATCACCATGATGCTGATCGGCATCGTGTGGATGCGCAAAGTCGTGCGCATCCATATCTAG
- a CDS encoding CpaF family protein: MSLREQLMIQSGTLPFDSASPAAAAGAAAESLAARRAYQQLKMNIHQAIIDRVELDKLQRLSPEQIKRELAQLVERIVDEDKIPMNELERRRLAQDVHDEMVGLGPLEPLLNDPTISDILVNTSQHVYVERRGRLEHTDVTFYDDAHLMKIIERIVSRVGRRIDESTPMVDARLPDGSRVNAIIPPSAIDGPLVSIRRFAVNPLTVTDMVNNQSFTPAMAQLLEALIKAKLNVLISGGTGSGKTTLLNLLSGFIPEDERVVTIEDAAELQMRQQHVLRLETRPPNIEGKGEISQRSLVRNALRMRPDRIVLGEVRGAEALDMLHAMNTGHEGSMATLHANTPRDALTRLENMVGMAGLTMPIKAVRQQIASAITVVVQASRLTDGRRKLMSIQEITGMEGDIINMQEIFTFKRTGVDENGMIKGYFCASGVRPKFCERLAGFGIVLPDQMFDPARRFEV, encoded by the coding sequence ATGTCATTGCGCGAACAGTTGATGATCCAGAGCGGCACGCTGCCGTTCGATAGCGCCAGTCCCGCGGCCGCCGCCGGCGCGGCCGCCGAGAGCCTCGCGGCGCGGCGCGCGTATCAGCAGCTCAAGATGAACATTCATCAGGCGATCATCGACCGGGTGGAGCTCGACAAGCTGCAACGCCTGTCGCCCGAGCAGATCAAGCGTGAGCTTGCGCAACTGGTGGAGCGGATCGTCGACGAAGACAAGATTCCGATGAACGAGCTCGAGCGCCGCCGTCTCGCCCAGGACGTGCACGACGAAATGGTCGGCCTCGGCCCGCTCGAACCGTTGCTCAACGATCCGACCATCTCCGACATTCTGGTGAACACGTCGCAGCACGTCTATGTGGAACGGCGCGGCCGCCTCGAACATACCGACGTGACCTTCTACGACGACGCCCATCTGATGAAGATCATCGAGCGCATCGTCTCGCGCGTGGGCCGCCGCATCGACGAATCCACGCCGATGGTCGATGCGCGCCTGCCCGACGGGTCGCGCGTCAACGCGATCATTCCGCCGTCCGCGATCGACGGACCGCTGGTGTCGATTCGCCGCTTCGCGGTGAATCCGCTCACGGTCACCGACATGGTGAACAACCAGAGCTTCACGCCCGCCATGGCGCAACTGCTCGAAGCGCTGATCAAGGCGAAGCTGAACGTGCTGATTTCGGGCGGCACGGGCAGCGGCAAGACCACGCTGCTCAACCTGCTCTCCGGTTTCATTCCCGAGGACGAGCGGGTCGTGACGATCGAAGACGCGGCCGAATTACAGATGCGTCAGCAGCACGTGCTGCGGCTCGAAACCCGGCCGCCGAATATCGAAGGCAAGGGCGAAATCTCGCAGCGCTCGCTGGTGCGCAACGCGCTGCGGATGCGCCCGGACCGCATCGTGCTCGGCGAAGTGCGCGGCGCCGAAGCGCTCGACATGCTGCACGCGATGAACACCGGCCACGAAGGCTCGATGGCGACGCTGCACGCGAACACGCCGCGCGATGCGCTCACGCGTCTGGAGAACATGGTCGGCATGGCGGGCTTGACGATGCCGATCAAGGCAGTCCGTCAGCAGATCGCGTCGGCGATCACGGTGGTGGTGCAGGCTTCGCGTCTGACCGACGGGCGCCGCAAGCTGATGAGCATTCAGGAAATCACCGGCATGGAAGGCGACATCATCAACATGCAGGAGATCTTCACGTTCAAGCGCACCGGCGTCGACGAAAACGGCATGATCAAAGGCTATTTCTGCGCGAGCGGCGTGCGGCCGAAATTCTGCGAGCGGCTGGCGGGCTTCGGCATCGTGCTGCCGGACCAGATGTTCGATCCGGCGCGGCGTTTCGAAGTATGA
- a CDS encoding AAA family ATPase, which translates to MIDTLLISSSAERAPLIAARLEASGIAFRLRTLHGTAKQLRVHAAAIKSADLLIVDDAELTPRDLNGVEEMLSLMPNLHCMLVTPAPSTTLLMAAMRVGVRHVLSWPLDDGEIADALAHVSAKKNAGVRRDGRVVSFTSCKGGSGTTLIAVNLAYGLAALREKRVLLIDLNQQFADASLLVADKAPPATLADLCSQIERLDAAFFEACVMHVHANLDVLAGAGDPVKSGELRAAHLERILTLVREQYDAVLIDVGQNINPLAIYALDHSDSICMVVRQNIPYLHAGRRMLDIFKELGYPPGKVKVIVNQYDKHARIDLATLEETFGAKVAHHLPRDEKQATEALNHGVPLVTGAKGGALAQGISQLAALLWPLPAVTRKSVLGRLFPGRSNSPPQLKPGH; encoded by the coding sequence ATGATCGATACTCTTCTGATTTCGTCCAGCGCCGAGCGTGCGCCGCTGATCGCGGCGCGTCTCGAGGCAAGCGGCATCGCGTTTCGTCTGCGTACGCTGCACGGAACCGCGAAGCAGTTGCGCGTGCACGCCGCAGCGATCAAGAGCGCCGACCTGCTGATCGTCGACGACGCCGAGCTCACGCCGCGCGATCTGAACGGCGTCGAAGAGATGCTGTCCCTCATGCCGAATCTGCACTGCATGCTGGTGACGCCCGCGCCGTCGACCACCCTGTTGATGGCGGCAATGCGCGTGGGCGTGCGGCATGTGCTCTCGTGGCCGCTCGACGACGGCGAGATCGCCGACGCGCTCGCCCATGTCTCGGCGAAGAAAAACGCCGGCGTGCGCCGCGACGGCCGCGTGGTGTCGTTCACGTCCTGCAAGGGCGGCAGCGGCACCACGTTGATCGCCGTGAATCTCGCCTACGGGCTGGCCGCCCTGCGCGAGAAGCGCGTGCTGCTGATCGACCTGAACCAGCAGTTCGCCGACGCGAGCCTGCTGGTCGCCGACAAGGCCCCGCCCGCCACGCTCGCGGATCTGTGCTCGCAGATCGAGCGGCTCGACGCCGCGTTCTTCGAAGCCTGCGTGATGCACGTGCACGCCAATCTCGACGTGCTGGCCGGCGCGGGCGACCCGGTCAAGTCCGGCGAACTGCGCGCCGCGCATCTCGAACGGATTCTCACGCTGGTGCGCGAGCAATACGACGCGGTGCTGATCGACGTCGGCCAGAACATCAATCCGCTCGCGATCTACGCGCTCGATCACAGCGATTCGATCTGCATGGTGGTGCGGCAGAACATTCCGTACCTGCATGCGGGCCGCCGCATGCTCGACATCTTCAAGGAGCTCGGCTATCCGCCGGGCAAGGTGAAGGTGATCGTCAACCAGTACGACAAGCACGCGCGCATCGACCTGGCGACGCTCGAAGAAACCTTCGGCGCGAAGGTCGCGCATCACTTGCCGCGCGACGAAAAGCAGGCCACGGAGGCGCTGAATCACGGCGTGCCGCTCGTCACCGGCGCGAAGGGCGGCGCGCTCGCCCAGGGCATCTCGCAACTGGCCGCGCTGCTGTGGCCGCTGCCGGCCGTGACGCGCAAGAGCGTGCTCGGGCGCCTCTTTCCCGGCAGGTCGAATTCGCCGCCGCAACTGAAGCCCGGACACTGA